In Halobacterium noricense, the genomic stretch GTTTTCGGTCAGCTTTAGAGAGTTCAGTAAGTGGTTCTCGAACAGGCCCTCCGTAACGGTCTGTAAGCTCCATCCCATATTTGACTGCAGGAACATTATTTGCGGCGCTCAAGCGGTTCTCATCGCCCGTCCCGTCACGGAGCTTTTCGTACGGACGGAGCACCTCCCGTATCTGCTTCGCGCGACCCCAATCTTCCTCACAAATCGCTTCCATAAGGGCAAGCGTGGCTTCAGGAACAAAGTTTCCAATTCCAGTCGTGAACCCCTCCGCACCTTCAAGTGCGTATGCGGGCGCAAATCGTTCAGCAATTCCGTTAGACCAGACCACATCACCAGGGGATGACTCAACAAGATCGGAGAAGGCCTCGATATCATTAACTGCGTATTTAACTGCAACAACGTTATCCAGCAGAGTGAGTTCCGAAATCACTTCGTCGCTGAGTTCAGGCCCTCTCTTGTAGAGGACGACACCGCAATCAACGGCATCAGCAATTCGCTCGTAATAGTCGAGAAGACCCTGCTCATGGATGTACGTGTGATCAGGATGCATGACCATGATCGCATCAACACCCGCTTCTTGATAGCGGTCGGCAAGGTCAAGCACAGTTTTCGTGCTCCCAGCAGCGCCACCAACAACAGCATCATCTTC encodes the following:
- a CDS encoding dihydrodipicolinate synthase family protein, encoding MSFAALKEKLRGVAFTTATPFSQDQKEVQYERLQEHIQSLSSVGGGVFIPCGNTGEYYSLTDDERVGVVRATVQGASEDDAVVGGAAGSTKTVLDLADRYQEAGVDAIMVMHPDHTYIHEQGLLDYYERIADAVDCGVVLYKRGPELSDEVISELTLLDNVVAVKYAVNDIEAFSDLVESSPGDVVWSNGIAERFAPAYALEGAEGFTTGIGNFVPEATLALMEAICEEDWGRAKQIREVLRPYEKLRDGTGDENRLSAANNVPAVKYGMELTDRYGGPVREPLTELSKADRKRAKKYYEEIQSANLEPIASAD